A single genomic interval of Antechinus flavipes isolate AdamAnt ecotype Samford, QLD, Australia chromosome 1, AdamAnt_v2, whole genome shotgun sequence harbors:
- the LOC127544820 gene encoding surfeit locus protein 4-like, producing MAPRGCNVMEAAEELSDQFLHLTKRFLPHLARLCLISTFLEDGIHTWWQWNKQESIKMSWISNSFLALILGMLNTFGQLVGCVLILVQKCVPCACFVLYGIIFMQVMAYGLLWNLRFLMRNVSLSGGLLFLLAESQAKGKSMFAGVPTLDYICPHQYIQLGGRVLLLLMFISLLHFEVSMFAIFQDAFNMVLIILVAIGFKTKLAALTLVFWLLLINVLENPFWTIPANRPLHDFMKYDFFHTMSVMGGLLLVVALGPGGVSMDKHKKW from the exons ATGGCACCCAGAGGCTGCAACGTGATGGAAGCGGCGGAAGAGCTTTCGGACCAG TTCCTTCATCTGACAAAGAGATTCCTGCCCCATTTGGCTCGTCTCTGTCTGATCAGCACCTTCCTGGAGGATGGCATTCACACCTGGTGGCAGTGGAATAAACAGGAATCCATTAAGATGTCTTGGATCAGCAACTCTTTCCTGGCATTAATTTTGGGGATGCTCAATACATTTGGGCAATTGG TGGGATGTGTGTTGATTTTAGTCCAAAAGTGTGTTCCTTGTGCCTGTTTTGTGCTGTATGGAATCATTTTCATGCAG gTCATGGCCTATGGCCTTTTGTGGAACCTCAGATTCCTGATGAG AAATGTTTCTTTGAGTGGTGGTCTGCTGTTCCTCTTAGCTGAGAGCCAAGCAAAAGGAAAGTCCATGTTTGCAGGTGTCCCCACCTTGGATTACATCTGCCCCCATCAGTACATTCAGCTGGGAGGAAGAGTTCTTCTCCTCCTCATGTTCATATCACTCCTACACTTTGAAGTGAGCATGTTCGCT ATCTTCCAAGATGCCTTCAATATGGTTCTCATCATCCTGGTGGCCATTGGGTTCAAAACAAAACTTGCTGCTCTCACTCTTGTATTCTGGCTACTCCTTATCAATGTGTTAGAGAACCCATTTTGGACCATCCCTGCCAACAGGCCTCTCCATGATTTTATGAAGTATGACTTTTTTCACACAATGTCGGTAATGGGAGGCCTTCTTTTGGTAGTAGCCCTTGGACCTGGgggagtttcaatggataaacaCAAGAAGTGGTAA